CAGCATTGTGGAAGTGGTTTCGCAGATCGAGAGCGTTGCGTGGGACCAAGAGCGTAGCGTCCACCTCATCGACGGCACCGTGCTCGAAAACATCGACTACATTATCTGGGCCACAGGGTTCTACTACGACTTGCCGTTTTTGCGCAATGACAAGTACCGTTCGGACTTGTTCAAGGGCCAGCCCCAGGGCCAGCAAAAGCACTTGTACAGCCTTTACGAACACATCGTGTACACGGGCGACCACACGCTCTTTTTCTCGCTGATCCCGGCCAATATCGTGCCGTTCCCGCTCGCTGAGCTCCAGGCATGCGTCATCGATCTGTGCATCGCTGGCCGCATTCCAGACTCGGAGATCGTGTCGCCAGCAATTGAGGAGCCAACGTCGCACTTTTTGCCCACGCCAAAGGATATCGAGTACTACCAGCACTTGCAGGGCATCCTGGACAAGTACGGCGCGGCGGACGCTGCGTTCAAGCCGCGCAATTGGACGCAGAAGTGGGTTGATGAACGTCTTTCTTCTGCGGAATTGAAAGCGCAGCGCCAGAAACTGCTCGTGCAATGGGCAATCGAGCTGCACGCAAGGGGCCAGCCTTACACGCTGCCCCCAGGACCAGGGTCCTAGGCCAAGGGCCCTGGGGCCTTAGATagtaatatatacatgtgtAATCCCTCTGTAAAGAGCCATGACCACGTGATTTTCCACTAACTTCACCAACTCTCATATTAAAgacaagttgaagaagagaacagACCAACCTATAGAGAGAGTTGGAATGATGAGGAGAGAGGAGTGGAAACAAGCCGTCAAGCGTCGAGAGTGGTGTTTTAAAGTAGCTGAGGCATTGGTCTATGGGCTAATGGGTGCAGAATCTAGCAATGAGACCGATGGAGGTGCAGGGATGCCATCGCATTCTTGTTCGCGATGCCGCAggatcaagaagaagtgttCGAAGGAGGTTCCTGCGTGCCAGAACTGCGTGAAGGCCGGCAAAGCGTGCGATTATCCCGGGAGGGCTCGCCGGCGGAAACGGAAGGAGATTGAGGAGGCGCTTTTGCGGGAGGCGAGGGTAAGGAGTGGTACTAGTAGTGGTAATGGTACCAGTACCAGTAATAAAGAGGAACAGAAAAGACCACAGCACTCGTTGGTGTCTGCGAGTTCTGTTTCGTCGTTTTTGAATCTGCTCAACACGTTGAACGACACGAAGGGGATTGCTAGTGGCAGCCCTGATCTGGACGAGAGCGAGGATGTGTCATCGTCATCGCCAACAGCGGAGCCCAGACTGAAACGGTTTAGAGGGAAGAAAGACGCTGTAGCGTCGCATGCGGGACTTCCCGAGCACGAAAAGCACCGATCTGAGTCGACACCGATCACGGCATCAGCGATCCAGATCGAGACGGTGCTTTCTGTGTTCAAAGGCGGACGAACGACGCCGATGAAACAACTGCCGTTGCAGATCCAGAGACCGCTTTACGACCGGTTCGTGGCTGCTTTCTTCAAGCACAACCACATGTCGTACCCATTGCTCAACAAGGTGgacttcttgaacaaagtgTCGAACATCCGGGACTTCAACACGCTGGAGGACGAGGAAGAGGGCTACGACGATGTGTTTATCTTCGAGTTGTACATGACCATGGCGATCGGGTGCACGACGTTGCAACGGGCCGGGATGCTttctgctgaagaagaagggttGAGCGAGCATTTCTCGTACATGGCCATGAAGCGGTTCTGCCCCGTGATGCACTTGCAGAACCTGGAGACGATCAAGTGTCTCTTGCTCTTGGGGATATACTCGTTCTTCGAGCCGAAAGGTGTGTCGTCGTGGACCATCAGTGGGTTGATCATGCGGCTCTGCATTGGGTTTGGGTTGAACCGGGCGTTGACGacgaagaagttgaagacGATGTCGATGATCGACGTGGAGATGCGGTACCGGGCGTTCTGGTCTTTTTACTCGTACGAGCGGTTGGTTGCGACGTCGTTGGGCCGGATCTCGTGCTTGCACGACGACGATATCAGCGTTCCGCTACCGCGACCTTtgttcgaagaagaaaacgacGACATTGAGGTGACCAACATGATGATCAGCTTGCGGAAGCTTGGCGGACGCATCTACCGGAAAGTGCACAGCGTTGGTgttgggaagaagaagctgatGCTGGAGGAGAAACGGGCGATAGTCGAGGGCTTACGTGCCGAGTTGGACGAGGTGTACAAGCAAGAGACGATCAAGATACGGAATCTGAACATCAGGGCGAACAGGTACAATGAGGACAACcagaagaaccagaacagcagcagctgtTCTGGCAGCTGCATTTCGTTCCACCACTCGGAAGAGTGGCTCACAATGAGGTACTACCAGTTGCAGATCATGCTTTACAGGCCGAGCGTGTTGATACCGAAACCGGCGATGGACTCGCTAACGATATTGGGGGACGCATGTTTGAAGTCGTTGAAATACACATACAGCTTGTACCAGAGACGGCTCTTGCCGCTTAACTGGATCACGCTCTTCAGGGTGCTTACGATCTGCAACACGATGCTCTACTGTTTGTGCCAGTGGTCGATTGACATTATAGAGTCCAAGATTGAAATACACCAGTGCATCGAGGTGCTCAAGCATTTCGGGGCGAAGTGGGTGTTTGCGGCGAAATGTGCGGATGTGTTTTCGAACGTGAACAACATGATTCTCGATATCAGTCTCTCGAACGGGCGGGTGCCCAACATGGACAAGTTGACGCGGGAACTTTTCGGTGCGAGTAACGAGTACCAGGAGATATTGGACGAGAACAACGTCGACATCTCGTGGGTGGACAACATATagacatatatataggCATATATATAGGCATATATGCATGTGTTAATGTAGTTACAATTGGCctgtggtggtggtattACCAAGGCatatatctatctatctgCTGGCAGTTATTTTTGTCCCCAGGGTATCAACCGTTTGGCACGCCAACCACGACACAGGGAATGCCTCCTTAGCTTAGTGGTAGAGCGTTGCACTTGTAATGCAAAGGTCGCTAGTTCAATTCTGGCAGGTGGcagttctttttttgtttccctGGGGGATGTTGGGTTACCCGGGGACACAGTCCCCGGGTAATTCAAATTACACACACGGGACCTTAGAAGGGACctcaattatcaaatacCTTACTTAGCCTTGGCCCTGGTATATCTGGGCCAAAGCCTTTTCTGGCCCTAGGCAAAGCCATTGGACGTCCAGGATCAACAAGTGCCCCCCCTTCTATTGTAAACGACAAGGGTTGTTTTCGGACATCATATACTAGTCACGTGGGAAATAATGTATAGGACAAAATAGTAATGCTCTTCACTCATCTTTGGCACTGGCCATACAAATACTGTTGAATCTGGGTCATCTTTCCATAATACAGAGatgtataatatattcttctaCATAGTCTCATATATACCTCATCTATACCTCATCTATCTCTGAATCCATCTCTGAATCTATTTAGAAGTAGCTGGTAGAAGGTGTCCTTCCTTCTACTAGTCGTTATCCAATCCTTATACAAGAGAGCAGTTATAGATCGGGTAACCACATAACTATATACCAGCGTTACCCGGAGACCAcgtgttacccgggggaCCCAGTATTACCCGGAGATCCAACGTTACCCGGAGATCACTCACTCTCGGAAATTTCCGCCTTATCCCCAgggttacccgggggaGGTGTAGTGTCCCCGGGTAACCCCTACATGGATAATTTCTTGTCACATTGTGTATTgtacagaagaaagagagcgACCAGACCACACAGAAgtaaagagagagagagatgaGCTTTGTTGTGCCCCATTGACACCCCATTGACACTCCAATTGAATCATACCATACCACACCCATGCTACTCCAACTACTCTCCTACATAGGTACCGTCCTGGGGTTCGTTTTCCTGACTTTGTCCACCGCTTCTGGACTCTACTACCTAAGTGAACTAGTAGAAGAATACACAGAACCAACAAGAAGGTTCCTATACCGCGCCATATACACGATTATCGGGATCTATGTGCTGCTAGTTGTGTTTGACGGGTTTCCCATCGTGTTATCGGCGTTTTCGATCTTCACGTACGTGGTTTACTTGCAGAACATGAAGCAATTCCCGTACATTTCGCTCTCGAACCCAACGCTCATGCTCAGCTGCGTCCTGGTGCTGATCAACCACTATTTATGGTTCAAACACTTCAATGACGTGAAGATCCCGCCTCAGTTCAAGTTTGATCCGAACTACGTGCCCAAGAGACGCGCTACGTTTGCCGAAGTGGCCTCGTTCTTTGGGATCTGCATATGGTTTATACCGTTTGCGCTATTCGTGTCGCTTTCTGCTGGGGAGAACGTGTTGCCCACGCATACGAGCGGCAAGAAGAGCGACGATGCGGCTGCCATGGGCTCGGCTGGCGCCGCAGAAGGGTCCAAGACTGGTGTTAGGAGACGGGCCAAGGGTCTTGCGATGATCGTGATTGATTATGCGAGAGAGTACTTCTACTCGATTGGGAAGCTCTTTGGCTTGAAAGACAGCAAGAAGGCGGACGGGTTGTTGATCTAGGGTTGATCTAGGGATATCCAAAtgtacatacatacatatagatatggatatatatatttatgtGTAGGTCCTGATACGTATTTAAATGAGATGgcattctttttgaaaagtttagTACCAATAGCTAATACCAATGGCTAATACTAGGAGTAATACCAGGGCTAATACCAGGGCTAATACCATGGCGCTATTCTGGTACACGTTTTGGAGTTCTGTGAGCACGGTGAGCGCGAACTCGTTGCACGAGGCGGTGGTTGACGATATACATGTGGTGGATCAGTACTTGGAGTTTATTGGGAAGTTGAACAAGGTATGGAGCTCATCGCAGCAGTCTGTGCGGAAGATCCCAGCGAACCGGGCGGTGGGAGTGAGCCGGTTGGTGCTTGAACGGTTGGAGGAGGAATTGGGGTCGCGAGTGGTCGATTGTGGCGAGCTTGTGGAGTTGCGCAAGCGGTACGAGACGCTTTTGGCTGATAGTAAAGAGggcaagaagagagaggTGAGTTTGATGCGGGAGTTGAAGGGGCTAAAGGCGGTGGTATTGAGGGTTAAACGGAGTGCCAGGGGCAGTGCCAAGGGCAGTGCCATTGCCGAAGGtaatgacaatgacaatgacaatgacaatgacaatTCCAAGGCCAATTCCAAGGCCAATGCCCTTGGAATtagccttggccttggcaATGCCGACATGATGGCATTTCTCGaacagatcaagaagacGCTCCAGTACTCGCGACGGTTCATCCCGCTCTCTGGGATGGCGAATGAGTATTTCACCGGGATGCAGTTGGTCGAGGCGGCCAAGAAGTTGAGTCCCGGGAGCGTGTGGTCGATGTACCAGCAAGAACGGTTTGGCCAATGGTTGATGGACGAAGGGTACATGATGCACCACAACGACATCTTGCGGTTGAGGAAGACGTTCAGCGTGGACGGATACTACTGCTGGCAGATGAAGACcaataagaataagaacAAGGTCCACGAGGATATGGAACCCTTTGTGAGCCGGTCTGAGGCGTGCAATGTGATGTGGGAGCAATGGAGCAAGTACAGTATCAAGAGGCTTGAGTTTGAGACGTGGCACATGGCGTGCATGGGCCAGCTAGGCGAGTTGCGCGAGAAGCTAGTGGATGTGGTAGGAAGGTTAGAGGAGGTATTGGGAGGGAATCGTTCCAGTTCCAGTTGTAACATCACCATGGAATCGTTATATGCGAGGAACATGGGGAGCATTGGGTTCTACGTGACGATGAACGAGCCGTTAGTGAAGCCCGGGGCCAACCCTGGAGACATTCCGGAGGACTCACCGCTAGAGATTGGCGAGCgggatgatgatgttgaGAAGAGCGGTTTGTGGGTGGTTTTGGACTCTTTGGAGCAAGAAGACGCAGTGGAGGTGAGGAAATGGTGGGACACCGAGTTTGATTTGGTGCACTGGCACCGGGTGCGAGAGGATATACAGAGGAAATGGTGGGGGTACGATGCGGAGTGGGAGTCGTTTGTGGTGGGACTACCGGTGGAGAAACGAGTGTGTGTGGTGAAGGGGATATTGATTGAGATGGGCGAGTCGATCGTGCCTGGGAGAGTGGTGGAGCGTAGTTTACGAGAGGAGCAAAGTTTGCGCAAGTCGTTGGGTGAGTGCAAGGTCGGGAGGACAACTCTGAAAGTGTTGGCCAAATTGGCGGGGAGCCCAGCCTTTGCCGGGGCCATGGCCGAGGCCGAGGCGATGGCCGAGGCCGAAGCCAAGGGTGAGCCCCAGGGCTTCGCCCAGGGCTTGGCCCAAGACAAGAGGATACCGTTGGTTCACTTTTTCATGCGGTGCCAGCACCAGGTTCCGCAGAAACTGGCGGTGTTGGAACGGTTGTGGTGGGAGTTTGTGGGGGACCTCGAGGGGCTGCTGGAGGAGGCTGTGGAGGAATCTGTGGACGAACCTGTGGCAGCACCAGCGCCACAGGTTCCTATAGTGAGTGTGACGCGAAGTaggagcagcagcagaggtgcttctgctgctggtgcatctcctcctcctcctcctccgCTTCCCCCAGTGTCACCTAAACGAGGTCACGTGACCGACACCCAGTTCATCCCAAAACCGTTCAAGTCGTCGCGGCCGGCGTCGTACTCTGGGCCGGACTCTACATCCACATCAACTGGACAAGGGCCTGGCCAGAGCCAGGCCCTGGGAAGCAGTTCGGGGACCAATTCGGCGACTAGCTCGGGCAGTAGCTCGGGGACTACCTCGCGCGAGAAGCGCCGCAGCGGCACGCCGTTGGTACACATCCTGGGGTGAGCCGGGGCCAATCCAAGGGCCAACCCAGGGCCAAGGGCCAATCCAAGGCGCGGTGCCAAGCCTTTGGTCACCTTTGGTACATTCTCAGACGACGCGACGCGACCCGACACCATATACAAGTCACGTGAGGACACACAATTCATTTACCCGGCCCACTAACTACTAGATTGATTTAgtgtgtatataataataataaggCCAAATAACGACTAGTAGAAGGGCATAGGGCATCGGGCATCGGGCGCCTTCTGCCAATTGCATCCAGATTGGTTAGGGAAATAGTAGTGAGGATATAGAGAAGTAGTAGTGAGGATATAGAGAAATAGTATGTAGGCTAGACAACATATCTGCATTATAGAAAGAAGCAACAGGAGTAATAGTAGCACCCCAGGACAAACGGATTATAGCTGTTGCACAGCTGTAACGCTATTGTCGACGACATTTAATAGCCTCTGGTGTGTCGCTACTGACGTACTTCATCAATGTCAAGCCACTTATACAATTTAGGCAGCGAAATGAACACGAAGAAGGTGAATACACTGCAAAACTGGTGCTACCACTTCATTATAATACGGCAGATGCGATACCAAACAAGAGAATTTCTGGTATTTGGAGGCCTATGACGAACTGAGGTACCAGGGACTCCAGgattaaaaaagaaaaattgacACTCAAGACTTACCGGTGAACACTTATTCGAGGAAATACAAGTGGGTAAGATGATGGAGTACTTGAAGTAATTGGGGAGATCAATGAAACGGTTCATAAACTGACCCTACAGACATAGTGTCTACATTGGGCCGTGATATCTCCCGGACGTCCTACGACGGCGCCAGATAAGGCTTTAGCCTGGATATACCAGGGCCAAGTCcaaaatggcatccaaGATGGCATTCAGGGACCTTAtatgtattattttatGCACAATGGAGGCAGGAAATCAGGGAATCATCCCCATAAACCCTGATATTTACTGGatgactgactgactgactgactaCAGACAGACTACATCCTATATTACACCTACCATAGATGTCCATATGTATACCATAGGTAAACCTATGGTACACCTATGGTATGTTACACACATCTAGGATGAGCCAGGGTCAGGGTAACACTGCCCCAAAGAAACATTTTATCTCCGGGTAAGGTTTCTAGGAGGCAACAGGACACTTGAGGGATACTTGAGTGCCAGGTGACAGCCAGAGGAAAGTGAAGACAGAAGAGCATGTTACTCTCCACAGTTATTCCCCATTGCATGGGGGCCGCTTTCCTCGCCGCTTTCCTCGCCGCTTTCCTCGCCGCTTTCCTGGCTGCTGATCACCATTTACTACTTGGACCAGTGCTCAGATGAAAAACAACTCTCTCTACATTCCGGGTAACCCTGatcactcactcactcacttACTTGCTGttatagtagtagtagtagttcCAGTAGTAGCACTGGTTACCCGGGGCACCCTCTCTCCACTCTCCACTTCCCAGTTGTTCTAGATAGAATCTAGCACGAGTCTAGAACATCTGGAGAGTGGAGAGTGGagagaaaataaataataaataacaAATAAT
The Kluyveromyces marxianus DMKU3-1042 DNA, complete genome, chromosome 1 DNA segment above includes these coding regions:
- the STB5 gene encoding Stb5p, which translates into the protein MMRREEWKQAVKRREWCFKVAEALVYGLMGAESSNETDGGAGMPSHSCSRCRRIKKKCSKEVPACQNCVKAGKACDYPGRARRRKRKEIEEALLREARVRSGTSSGNGTSTSNKEEQKRPQHSLVSASSVSSFLNLLNTLNDTKGIASGSPDLDESEDVSSSSPTAEPRLKRFRGKKDAVASHAGLPEHEKHRSESTPITASAIQIETVLSVFKGGRTTPMKQLPLQIQRPLYDRFVAAFFKHNHMSYPLLNKVDFLNKVSNIRDFNTLEDEEEGYDDVFIFELYMTMAIGCTTLQRAGMLSAEEEGLSEHFSYMAMKRFCPVMHLQNLETIKCLLLLGIYSFFEPKGVSSWTISGLIMRLCIGFGLNRALTTKKLKTMSMIDVEMRYRAFWSFYSYERLVATSLGRISCLHDDDISVPLPRPLFEEENDDIEVTNMMISLRKLGGRIYRKVHSVGVGKKKLMLEEKRAIVEGLRAELDEVYKQETIKIRNLNIRANRYNEDNQKNQNSSSCSGSCISFHHSEEWLTMRYYQLQIMLYRPSVLIPKPAMDSLTILGDACLKSLKYTYSLYQRRLLPLNWITLFRVLTICNTMLYCLCQWSIDIIESKIEIHQCIEVLKHFGAKWVFAAKCADVFSNVNNMILDISLSNGRVPNMDKLTRELFGASNEYQEILDENNVDISWVDNI
- the SVP26 gene encoding Svp26p; protein product: MKQFPYISLSNPTLMLSCVLVLINHYLWFKHFNDVKIPPQFKFDPNYVPKRRATFAEVASFFGICIWFIPFALFVSLSAGENVLPTHTSGKKSDDAAAMGSAGAAEGSKTGVRRRAKGLAMIVIDYAREYFYSIGKLFGLKDSKKADGLLI
- the RGD3 gene encoding Rgd3p, which encodes MALFWYTFWSSVSTVSANSLHEAVVDDIHVVDQYLEFIGKLNKVWSSSQQSVRKIPANRAVGVSRLVLERLEEELGSRVVDCGELVELRKRYETLLADSKEGKKREVSLMRELKGLKAVVLRVKRSARGSAKGSAIAEGNDNDNDNDNDNSKANSKANALGISLGLGNADMMAFLEQIKKTLQYSRRFIPLSGMANEYFTGMQLVEAAKKLSPGSVWSMYQQERFGQWLMDEGYMMHHNDILRLRKTFSVDGYYCWQMKTNKNKNKVHEDMEPFVSRSEACNVMWEQWSKYSIKRLEFETWHMACMGQLGELREKLVDVVGRLEEVLGGNRSSSSCNITMESLYARNMGSIGFYVTMNEPLVKPGANPGDIPEDSPLEIGERDDDVEKSGLWVVLDSLEQEDAVEVRKWWDTEFDLVHWHRVREDIQRKWWGYDAEWESFVVGLPVEKRVCVVKGILIEMGESIVPGRVVERSLREEQSLRKSLGECKVGRTTLKVLAKLAGSPAFAGAMAEAEAMAEAEAKGEPQGFAQGLAQDKRIPLVHFFMRCQHQVPQKLAVLERLWWEFVGDLEGLLEEAVEESVDEPVAAPAPQVPIVSVTRSRSSSRGASAAGASPPPPPPLPPVSPKRGHVTDTQFIPKPFKSSRPASYSGPDSTSTSTGQGPGQSQALGSSSGTNSATSSGSSSGTTSREKRRSGTPLVHILG